TTAAAGACACCCCACCACACAGCTCCCCTGAGGTTTAGGAGCCTCTGGGCTGGGGGGTTGAGCAGGGAGCCTGCGATTGTTGGAGAGAGGCCCCGTTTTACTTATtctgcagaggagaaaactgagggtcagggTGGCAAATGAATGTgcccaggtcacagagccaggcctactgggaagaaaggaaaaaaaaaaaaagctggtgcTGCCTATGGGAGGGCGTAGGGGAGTGTGTAGGTGGAGAAAGGAGTTGGAGGGCACCCCATGCTGGCATCTCCACAGCTCTTCCAGCCCAGAAtccccccatctcctcccagaTTTCGTTTCaagggaagcaggcagagggggctggcTCCAAGCCTACATGCAGGACAGAACTACAAAGTCTGGCAAATCCACCAGGGAAGTCTTCCCTGGGGCCACAAGAGAAATGccgcctcctccaagaagccgcccctcccatcccctccctccctacAAGTGGCCTTTGCGTCTGACACTCCTCTCTGTGCAGGGTTGGTCCGGGGTTCTAGCAGCCCGCGCGAGCCCTCCCGGCCCCGACCCCCTCCCCCACGCAGAAGATGCCTGAGCAGAGCAACGACTACCGAGTGGTGGTGTTCGGGGCAGGCGGAGTGGGCAAGAGCTCGCTGGTGCTGCGCTTTGTCAAGGGCACGTTCCGGGACACCTACATCCCCACCATTGAGGACACCTACCGGCAGGTCATCAGCTGTGACAAGAGCGTGTGCACGCTGCAGATCACCGACACCACGGGCAGCCACCAGTTCCCAGCCATGCAGCGGCTATCTATTTCCAAGGGCCACGCCTTCATCTTGGTCTTCTCCGTCACCAGCAAGCAGTCGCTGGAGGAGCTGGGCCCCATCTACAAGCTCATTGTGCAGATCAAGGGCAGCGTGGAGGACATCCCGGTCATGCTGGTGGGCAACAAGTGTGACGAGACGCAGCGGGAGGTGGACACCCGCGAGGCACAGGCCGTGGCCCAGGAGTGGAAGTGCGCCTTCATGGAGACGTCGGCCAAGATGAACTACAACGTCAAGGAGC
The genomic region above belongs to Camelus ferus isolate YT-003-E chromosome 22, BCGSAC_Cfer_1.0, whole genome shotgun sequence and contains:
- the DIRAS1 gene encoding GTP-binding protein Di-Ras1 gives rise to the protein MPEQSNDYRVVVFGAGGVGKSSLVLRFVKGTFRDTYIPTIEDTYRQVISCDKSVCTLQITDTTGSHQFPAMQRLSISKGHAFILVFSVTSKQSLEELGPIYKLIVQIKGSVEDIPVMLVGNKCDETQREVDTREAQAVAQEWKCAFMETSAKMNYNVKELFQELLTLETRRNMSLNIDGKRSSKQKRTDRIKGKCILM